The Pseudoxanthomonas sp. SL93 genome segment TTCCTTGCCGGCGACGCTGGCGTGGAGGTTGTCGATCTTGAGCATGTGATTAGTGATTCGTCATTTTGTGATTGGTTGGGGAAACCCGAAGAGATTCATGTGTGGGCGGGATCTGGAAAATCGCCAATCCCGAATCACGAATCACTGCGTGGTTATCCCACGCTGCCTTCCAGCGACACTTCCAGCAGTTTCTTCGCCTCCACCGCAAACTCCATCGGCAGCTCGCGGAAGACCTGCTTGCAGAAACCGTCGACGATCATCGACACCGCGTCTTCCTGGCTGATCCCGCGGGCGCGGCAGTAGAACATC includes the following:
- a CDS encoding SufD family Fe-S cluster assembly protein; protein product: IEVKNPTATLEHEATTSKISDDQMFYCRARGISQEDAVSMIVDGFCKQVFRELPMEFAVEAKKLLEVSLEGSVG